The Halogeometricum rufum genome has a segment encoding these proteins:
- a CDS encoding DsbA family protein, whose translation MSTTDTDGDRPTVTQFTDPMCTWCWGSEPVVRRLRVAFGEQIRIRYVLGGLVEDFGAFHDAANDITDPSDVAPHWVEASRQHGMPVDTEIFETNPAQSTYPASKAFAAARRQETELAHRYLRRLREAYTTEVRNVNDREVQVELAESVGLDVDEFTTALDDGTAQAAFEDDLSRTRDAGVRAFPTYHIRGPGGERRAAGFRSFEELTTALRAVDPSLEQSSPPPMRRFVAEYGPVATREVAAVYELDDGKARQVLASLVDDGTVRRESRGNGFFWRSNDGGGD comes from the coding sequence ATGTCGACGACAGACACGGACGGAGACCGGCCGACGGTAACGCAGTTCACGGACCCGATGTGCACGTGGTGCTGGGGGTCCGAACCCGTCGTCCGGCGTCTTCGTGTCGCGTTCGGCGAACAGATACGAATCAGATACGTCCTGGGCGGATTGGTCGAGGACTTCGGTGCGTTCCACGACGCGGCCAACGACATCACAGACCCCAGTGACGTCGCCCCGCACTGGGTCGAAGCGTCCCGACAGCACGGGATGCCGGTCGATACGGAGATATTCGAGACGAACCCCGCACAGTCGACGTACCCCGCGAGCAAGGCGTTCGCGGCCGCACGACGACAGGAGACCGAACTGGCGCATCGGTATCTGCGGCGACTCCGTGAGGCGTACACGACGGAGGTGCGCAACGTCAACGACCGCGAGGTGCAGGTGGAACTCGCAGAGTCGGTCGGCCTCGACGTCGACGAGTTCACGACGGCGCTGGACGACGGAACTGCGCAAGCGGCGTTCGAAGACGACCTCTCGCGGACGCGTGACGCAGGTGTTCGGGCGTTCCCGACGTACCACATCCGGGGGCCGGGCGGCGAGAGACGCGCGGCGGGCTTCCGGTCGTTCGAGGAACTGACGACCGCGCTGAGGGCCGTCGACCCCTCCCTGGAACAGTCGTCGCCGCCACCGATGCGACGGTTCGTCGCCGAATACGGCCCCGTAGCGACGCGCGAAGTCGCGGCGGTGTACGAACTCGACGACGGCAAAGCGCGACAAGTGCTGGCGTCTCTCGTCGACGACGGAACCGTGCGCCGCGAATCACGGGGCAACGGCTTCTTCTGGCGCTCGAACGACGGGGGTGGAGACTGA
- a CDS encoding Rieske (2Fe-2S) protein codes for MVDGTRIADVEAVPEVGSYLFTAEDAFTNERELILVPCERDPGVEAWVNECTHENQRFDRGDGAAMRDGQIICPKHGSMFDACSGACDNGEAAGTSLPGVDVTVEDGGVFLTDDNYTYLHDGGVADDDGPDSTSHIGF; via the coding sequence ATGGTCGACGGAACGAGAATCGCGGACGTCGAAGCGGTCCCCGAAGTCGGCTCGTACCTGTTCACCGCCGAGGACGCGTTCACCAACGAGCGAGAACTCATCCTCGTGCCGTGCGAGCGAGACCCGGGCGTCGAGGCCTGGGTCAACGAGTGCACGCACGAGAACCAGCGGTTCGACAGGGGCGACGGCGCAGCCATGCGGGACGGGCAGATAATCTGCCCGAAGCACGGGTCGATGTTCGACGCCTGCTCGGGCGCGTGCGACAACGGCGAGGCCGCCGGAACGTCGCTGCCCGGCGTCGACGTCACTGTCGAGGACGGCGGCGTGTTCCTCACCGACGACAACTACACCTACCTCCACGACGGCGGCGTCGCAGACGACGACGGCCCGGACTCGACCTCTCACATCGGCTTCTGA
- the sod gene encoding superoxide dismutase, whose amino-acid sequence MSYELDPLPYDYDALEPHISEQVLTWHHDTHHQGYVNGWNSAEETLESNREEGDFSSSAGAIRNVTHNGCGHILHDLFWQNMSPEGGSEPSGDLADRIAEDFGSYEAWKGEFEAAAGNASGWALLVYDSFSNQLRNVVVDKHDQGALWGTHPILALDVWEHSYYHDYGPARGDFVDAFFEVVDWDEPSSRYEQAVELFE is encoded by the coding sequence ATGAGCTACGAACTCGACCCCCTGCCGTACGATTACGACGCACTCGAACCGCACATCTCCGAACAGGTGCTCACGTGGCATCACGACACTCACCATCAGGGCTACGTGAACGGCTGGAACAGTGCGGAGGAGACGCTGGAGTCGAACCGCGAGGAGGGCGACTTCTCGTCGTCGGCCGGCGCGATTCGCAACGTCACGCACAACGGCTGCGGACACATCCTCCACGACCTCTTCTGGCAGAACATGTCGCCCGAAGGCGGTTCCGAACCCTCGGGTGACCTCGCCGACCGTATCGCCGAGGACTTCGGCTCCTACGAGGCGTGGAAGGGCGAGTTCGAGGCCGCCGCGGGCAACGCGAGCGGCTGGGCGCTCCTCGTCTACGACTCGTTCTCGAACCAGCTCCGCAACGTCGTGGTGGACAAGCACGACCAGGGCGCGCTCTGGGGCACCCACCCCATCCTCGCACTGGACGTCTGGGAGCACTCGTACTACCACGACTACGGCCCCGCACGCGGCGACTTCGTCGACGCCTTCTTCGAGGTCGTCGACTGGGACGAACCCAGCAGCCGCTACGAGCAGGCCGTCGAACTGTTCGAGTAA